The Glycine soja cultivar W05 chromosome 8, ASM419377v2, whole genome shotgun sequence genome has a window encoding:
- the LOC114420989 gene encoding protein MICRORCHIDIA 7-like, which translates to MDVCVKEEVLETPIVTERRPRNAVVSALPPGLVIELSDSDTDEGDLDSVVANAVNGATVESPSKKRRTSEAGGVVLPVGFLTPLPPAPVPVPPPAAVLSLPAPEWASNSASRVNASKSFSLNSSKQFWKAGDYDGAPLGGSGSSTVGMDHVRVHPKFLHSNATSHKWALGAFAELLDNSLDEVCNGATYVNVDMLINKKDGTRMLLVEDNGGGMDPEKMRQCMSLGYSMKSKMANTIGQYGNGFKTSTMRLGADVIVFSRYPGKDGKSSTQSIGLLSYTFLRSTGKEDIVVPMLDYERRGQEWNKIIRTSLDDWNKNVETIVQWSPFSNEADLLLQFNLVKDHGTRVIIYNLWEDDQGQLELDFDEDPHDIQIRGVNRDEKNIQMSKEFPNSRHFLTYRHSLRSYTSILYLRLPSGFRIILRGKDILHHNIVNDMMMSQEVTYRPQAGVDGLLPKDSNMVAVVTIGFVKDAVHHVDVSGFNVYHKNRLIKPFWRIWNPAGSGGRGVIGVLEANFVEPAHDKQGFERTLVLSRLESKLIQMQKKYWSTNCHKIGYASNRSKIQIRDYADKEASPDYFPESSQSKRKYSTMDDKATPLTSDKLRSHSDQKRIQKQTDKYIAYKNGQSSVSPRRRMQSLSEQSSSDDEVSEVLPKKKTQKISTAEKSFEKENGCSQDTTSRGKSSQYTRGSKLEGKSVNDGEQPPSDNDLLTLEQLKKENRELKERLQRKEEDILGQVLQDLQHEKDRCKSLETQLIDAEKKLEELNNEQETLIDVFAEERDRRDAEEKKLRNKLEEASNTIRELLDKTRKLERKSSSGKPDR; encoded by the exons ATGGATGTTTGCGTAAAAGAAGAAGTCTTGGAGACTCCGATTGTCACCGAGAGGAGGCCAAGAAACGCCGTCGTTTCGGCGCTCCCTCCGGGTTTGGTAATTGAACTCAGCGATTCCGATACGGACGAGGGCGATTTGGATAGTGTTGTCGCCAATGCAGTGAACGGTGCTACGGTGGAGAGTCCGTCCAAGAAGCGAAGGACGAGCGAGGCTGGAGGAGTGGTTTTGCCGGTTGGATTCCTCACCCCTCTCCCTCCGGCGCCGGTGCCGGTGCCTCCTCCCGCGGCGGTGCTCTCTTTGCCGGCGCCGGAATGGGCCTCTAATTCGGCATCGCGCGTCAACGCGAGTAAGAGTTTTAGTCTGAATAGCTCCAAGCAGTTCTGGAAGGCTGGGGATTACGATGGTGCTCCTCTCGGCGGCTCTGGATCTTCAACAG TTGGTATGGATCATGTCAGAGTTCACCCCAAGTTCTTACACTCTAATGCAACAAGTCATAAATGGGCTCTTGGAG CGTTTGCTGAGCTTTTGGACAATTCATTGGATGAG GTTTGCAATGGGGCCACATATGTTAATGTAGATATGCTTATAAATAAGAAAGATGGCACCAGGATGTTGCTGGTTGAAG atAATGGTGGTGGGATGGATCCTGAAAAAATGCGTCAGTGCATGTCGCTGGGGTATTCCATGAAAAGCAAAATGGCAAATACAATTGGTCAAT ATGGAAATGGTTTTAAGACAAGTACCATGAGGCTCGGGGCTGATGTAATTGTATTCTCCCGTTATCCTGGGAAAGATGGGAAAAG CTCTACACAGAGCATAGGGTTGCTGTCTTACACATTTTTGAGGAGTACTGGGAAGGAAGACATTGTAGTACCCATG CTGGACTATGAAAGAAGAGGACAGGAATGGAATAAGATAATACGAACTTCTCTGGATGATTGGAATAAAAATGTTGAAACAATAGTACAATGGTCACCATTTTCCAATGAGGCTGATCTACTTCTTCAG TTCAACTTGGTGAAAGATCATGGTACACGAGTAATTATATACAATCTTTGGGAAGATGACCAAGGTCAGCTGGAACTTGATTTCGATGAAGACCCACAT GATATCCAAATAAGAGGCGTAAATCGAGATGAGAAAAACATACAGATGTCTAAAGAGTTTCCCAATTCTAGACATTTCTTGACCTATCGACATTCACTAAGG AGTTATACTTCTATTTTATATCTGAGACTTCCTTCTGGCTTCCGAATTATTCTTCGTGGGAAAGATATTTTGCATCACAACATAGTGAATGATATGATGATGTCTCAGGAGGTGACCTACAGGCCTCAAGCAGGAGTCGATGGACTTCTTCCAAAGGATTCAAAT ATGGTTGCTGTTGTTACTATTGGATTTGTCAAGGATGCAGTACACCATGTTGATGTTTCAGGTTTTAATGTTTATCATAAGAATCGACTCATTAAG CCATTCTGGAGGATCTGGAATCCAGCTGGAAGTGGAGGGCGTGGGGTCATAG GTGTGTTGGAAGCCAATTTTGTTGAACCTGCTCATGATAAGCAGGGCTTTGAGCGTACATTAGTTTTATCAAGACTGGAGTCTAAATTGATACAAATGCAGAAAAAATACTG GAGCACTAACTGCCATAAAATCGGTTATGCTTCCAATCGAAGTAAAATACAAATAAGAGATTATGCTGATAAAG AGGCATCTCCTGATTATTTTCCAGAATCATCACAATCAAAAAGGAAATATTCTACCATGGATGACAAGGCTACACCGTTGACATCCGACAAATTGCGTTCACACTCGGATCAGAAACGGATACAAAAACAAACAGATAAATATATTGCCTATAAAAATGGTCAATCTTCGGTCTCTCCTAGACGCAGAATGCAAAGTTTATCTGAACAATCATCATCTGATGACGAAGTCAGTGAAGTCTTGCCTaagaaaaaaactcaaaagataTCTACTGCtgaaaaatcatttgaaaaggAGAATGGATGTTCTCAAGATACCACATCAAGGGGAAAATCCTCACAGTACACACGAGGATCCAAGCTAGAG GGAAAAAGTGTTAATGATGGTGAGCAACCACCATCTGACAACGATTTACTAACTCTCGAGCAATTGAAAAAAGAGAATCGTGAGTTGAAGGAGAg ATTACAAAGGAAAGAGGAGGATATTTTAGGGCAAGTGTTGCAGGATCTGCAGCATGAGAAAGACAGGTGTAAATCTCTTGAAACTCAG CTCATTGATGCAGAAAAAAAGCTTGAAGAGTTGAACAATGAGCAGGAAACTCTCATTGATGTATTCGCTGAAGAGAGGGATAGACGTGATGCTGAagagaaaaaattgagaaataagCTCGAG GAGGCATCAAATACTATCCGAGAGCTGCTTGATAAGACACGCAAGCTTGAAAGGAAGTCTTCAAGCGGCAAACCAGATCGATGA